TTTACAGGAATATCTTCAGGAGTGATGAATTCTCCAGTTCCTTCTGATTTTGTTTCAGTATCCCAATCTAATTGGTCAAAACTAAGCTTTGAAAAATCTGGTTTTATCATGACCAAGAAGAATTTTGAGTGACACCTAATTTATTCAATAAATCTTGTACAGTTTGAAGCCTATTGGACTTAACATTAACCCAACCAGAAATTCGAGATGAAGAGTCATCATTGCATTGTCCAGCTGCCAAAACAATCTTTGCATGATCAATACCTGCGATCTCCTGAATGCTCTCCTTATTATAATTCTCATCTGCACCACAGCAGACCATGACGCTAAATTCTTTTGGGATTTCGTGACTCTCTATTTTTGATATCCTAAACCCTGCCCAATTAAAAAAATTCGTAACGAATGTATAGCGTGCATTTATCATCTTGGCATTGACTCCTGCCGCTGCTAAATATACTGAAGGACGATTCTCCTCACCGTTTGTCTCTACAAACTTCTCTACTTCTTTTCTTACTCTCTCAAAATCAGCAGATAATGACTTATGAGTATCTGACAATTGATCACTTTTGATTTTTTCATCAGGGTTACCAAAGTCATTCACCCCGACAACCTTTCGACGACCAGAAGCAATTCTTTCTTTTTGAAAATTCAGGTCTTTGGTGATTTCCGATTGAAACACTTTCTCTTTCACAGCGACTAAATAGCCACCCTTGCTCTCCATTTCTTGAAACATGCCCCAAGCCTCTTGAGCCAACTTCTTCGACAAGTCTTCCATATAGTAGGATCCAGTAGCTGGATCCATGGTTTTTGATAGGTAAGACTCATCTTTTAGCAAATTGGAAATATTGCGAGCAATTCTATCCGCCGAAGACAAACTATGATGAGGATCAATGGTTAAATAATCTGCGCCTCCCAAAATGGCAGACATGGATTCTGAAGTACATCTTAAAAAGTTCGTATTAGCATCTAAAGCAGATTTTGTAAAAGGAGAAGT
The sequence above is drawn from the Reichenbachiella sp. genome and encodes:
- a CDS encoding methylmalonyl-CoA mutase family protein, encoding MIKEYNFDEFDKASKKEWTNKLIQDLGTDTAQRISEWKCERELSLSAYYNEEDLKDTLRIPLKKTLDWKYLQPTGFNTTNDEALNALMNGADGLILENSQLNHLEKFLNKVSPEYCTLALRASSFDDYQKFLNWWKNRHPKDGAGEVLVFHLSRSIESTIEQDHTSLMEDLLSASVSGHRVINIDCGLVQRSGGGVTSELSYMISQSIFIINHLIDKGHSLDKIINSLFVSTDIGSSYLLELSKIRVMRWLLAQVLKQYGVTEANILIHASTSPFTKSALDANTNFLRCTSESMSAILGGADYLTIDPHHSLSSADRIARNISNLLKDESYLSKTMDPATGSYYMEDLSKKLAQEAWGMFQEMESKGGYLVAVKEKVFQSEITKDLNFQKERIASGRRKVVGVNDFGNPDEKIKSDQLSDTHKSLSADFERVRKEVEKFVETNGEENRPSVYLAAAGVNAKMINARYTFVTNFFNWAGFRISKIESHEIPKEFSVMVCCGADENYNKESIQEIAGIDHAKIVLAAGQCNDDSSSRISGWVNVKSNRLQTVQDLLNKLGVTQNSSWS